A region of Lathamus discolor isolate bLatDis1 chromosome 18, bLatDis1.hap1, whole genome shotgun sequence DNA encodes the following proteins:
- the MRPS15 gene encoding small ribosomal subunit protein uS15m, with protein sequence MLALRTVLGRCLAGPARGGAACSPLIETARWYARPVRKKMKDFPSHLDDLPPTMLKKGYTDVPVVNSVDDVVKRLLSLEMASQKEKMKIKTQQLVEKVRRSPSDNGSFEVQVAMLTARIRTYEEHLQKHPKDKSNRRHMLMAIDRRKKLLGYLRRVRYDAFENTCKQLNIQYSLPPAYFRRITKRWLVKKALCRRVFEEVQKLKAPERLKQRQEWRARARARAAREKEAQAQAQAEGTPV encoded by the exons ATGCTGGCGCTGCGGACGGTGCTGGGCCGCTGCCTGGCGGGGCCGGCCCGCGGCGGGGCCG CTTGCAGCCCCCTTATTGAGACAGCCAGATGGTACGCCAGacctgtgagaaaaaaaatgaaag ACTTCCCCAGCCATTTGGATGACCTTCCTCCCACAATGCTGAAGAAAGGTTATACCGATGTCCCAGTAGTAAATAG TGTGGATGATGTAGTGAAAAGGCTGTTGTCACTGGAAATGGCAAGCCAG AAggagaagatgaaaataaagacaCAGCAGCTGGTGGAGAAGGTCAGGAGGTCTCCCAGTGACAATGGCTCTTTTGAGGTGCAAG TTGCTATGTTGACTGCCAGGATACGCACTTACGAGGAGCATCTTCAGAAGCATCCCAAG GATAAAAGTAACCGCCGCCACATGCTGATGGCTATAGATCGCCGGAAGAAACTCCTGGGCTATCTTCGTCGTGTCCGCTATGATGCCTTTGAGAACACCTGCAAGCAGCTGAATATCCAGTACAGCCTGCCCCCTGCCTACTTCCGGCGGATCACCAAGCGCTGGCTGGTGAAGAAGGCTTTATGTCGCAGG GTTTTTGAGGAGGTGCAGAAGCTGAAAGCGCCGGAGAGgctgaagcagaggcaggagtgGCGAGCAAGAGCCAGAGCCAGAGCTGCACGGGAGAAGGAGGCGCAGGCCCAGGCGCAGGCTGAGGGCACGCCGGTGTAG
- the CSF3R gene encoding granulocyte colony-stimulating factor receptor → MARRGAGMLFLLQLSLLLLLHPSGTVGCALVAVDSPIVPLGSAVTASCTIQSKLCRGLEREKVRITWMLDNEPMAGRQSQGPGDTEVSNLTLPQFNRTQAKLWCLVEWNGTKQRVGMAEIRAGYPPSKPFNLSCILDLSDYGLTCQWEPGASSHLPTSVALKCSGSRAPAVTGCIPQGGRSRCTVPRRLLQLYRHMEIWVSATNALGTAESEHLCMDPMDVAKLEPPALRSIQSIPFQTDCIALTWDVARSNAHMELQCELRYRTPQDTAWALVTDIVGHAGSAQCCGFLFGTQYRFQMRCRRSLARGYWSEWSPGRNYTTHEKAPTGKLDAWWSAQPAMGGKGLEVQLCWKAPRRQEANGRVLGYHVTLSPRRRGRDPSMVCNTTHTHCNFSAPAGTRRVYLSAYNAAGEGAVTEVVLLERKGQPLAGLRAVPGGEHSLWVHWEPPRVPVAAYILEWLRVSSEPSRCSACWHMERDGAATAALIQDGIEPFQRYNISVYPLYKDAIGVPVHAVAYSKQKAPSYAPKLHLKSISKSSAELCWEPVPVEMQNGFITGYTIFWANSTADMSSSTLNPSLSSFIIRELKPSTLYKVHIMASTAAGGTNGTSLTLVTTVLDDAEIQFLFLTLGLVFVLLILLLICFQKNGRVKQQFWPSVPDPANSSLGKWAPAELQQEPLQVPGVKEPGPATISTVTVLERAAGKPPCAAEPSIPCTVPQEGRGSPGRGWSAAEPCRDPAGSEEPVQYARVMGSGYKGQQHGPPRLYLRSSSTQPLLLDPSPSPLPYENLWLGCPGDGGCPEELPATFPLLQGLRIGGTEELPDCRAA, encoded by the exons ATGGCGAGGCGCGGTGCCGGGATgctcttcctgctgcagctctccctgctcctgctcctgcacccaAGTG GGACCGTGGGCTGTGCCCTGGTGGCCGTGGACTCACCCATTGTGCCCCTGGGCTCGGCCGTCACTGCATCCTGCACCATCCAGAGCAAGCTGTGCCGCGGCTTGGAGCGGGAGAAGGTCCGGATCACATGGATGCTGGACAACGAGCCCATGGCTGGGAGGCAGAGCCAGGGCCCAGGAGACACGGAGGTGTCCAACCTCACCCTGCCCCAGTTCAACCGCACGCAGGCCAAGCTGTGGTGCCTGGTGGAGTGGAACGGGACCAAGCAGCGCGTTGGCATGGCCGAGATCAGGGCAGGCT ATCCACCCTCAAAGCCCTTCAACCTCAGCTGCATCCTGGACCTCAGTGACTATGGGCTCACGTGCCAGTGGGAGCCGGGGGCCAGCAGCCACCTCCCCACCAGCGTCGCGCTGAAGTGTTCCGG GAGCAGAGCCCCGGCAGTCACAGGGTGCATCCCGCAAGGCGGCCGCAGCCGCTGCACGGTGCCGCgccggctgctccagctctaCCGGCACATGGAGATCTGGGTGTCCGCCACCAACGCCCTGGGCACGGCCGAGTCGGAGCATCTCTGCATGGACCCCATGGATGTCG CCAAGCTGGAACCCCCAGCCCTGCGGAGCATCCAGTCCATCCCCTTCCAGACCGACTGCATCGCCCTGACCTGGGACGTGGCCCGGAGCAATGCGCACATGGAGCTGCAGTGTGAGCTGCGCTACCGGACACCCCAGGACACTGCATGGGCTCTG GTCACCGACATCGTGGGCCACGCTGGCAGCGCGCAGTGCTGCGGCTTCCTCTTCGGCACCCAGTACCGCTTCCAGATGCGGTGCCGGCGGAGCTTGGCACGGGGCTACTGGAGCGAGTGGAGCCCGGGCAGGAACTACACCACCCATGAGAAAG CCCCCACAGGGAAGCTGGATGCGTGGTGGAGCGCTCAGCCGGCCATGGGGGGCAAGGGGCTGGaggtgcagctctgctggaag GCCCCACGGCGGCAGGAAGCTAATGGGCGAGTGCTGGGGTACCACGTCACCCTGAGCCCCAGGAGgaggggcagggacccctccaTGGTCTGCAACACCACCCACACCCACTGCAACTTCTCAGCACCCGCGGGGACCAGGAGGGTCTATCTCTCAGCCTACAACGCAGCCGGCGAGGGCGCAGTGACCGAGGTTGTCCTACTGGAGAGGAAAG GTCAGCCCCTGGCCGGCCTCCGGGCTGTGCCCGGGGGTGAGCACAGCCTCTGGGTGCACTGGGAGCCACCGCGGGTCCCGGTGGCCGCATACATCCTGGAGTGGCTGCGGGTGTCCTCGGAGCCCAGCCGCTGCAGCGCCTGCTGGCACATGGAGCGTGATGGGGctgccactgcagccctcaTCCAGG ATGGCATTGAGCCTTTCCAGCGGTACAACATCTCCGTGTACCCCCTCTACAAGGATGCCATAGGGGTGCCTGTCCACGCTGTAGCCTACTCCAAGCAGAAGG CACCGTCCTATGCCCCGAAGCTCCACTTGAAGAGCATCAGCAAGTCCAGTGCCGAGCTGTGCTGGGAGCCGGTGCCCGTGGAGATGCAGAATGGTTTTATCACCGGTTACACCATCTTCTGGGCCAACAGCACCGCAGATATGTCCA GTTCCACCCTGAATCCCTCTCTCAGCTCCTTCATCATCCGGGAGCTGAAGCCATCAACGCTGTACAAAGTGCACATCATGGCATCCACGGCTGCCGGCGGCACCAACGGCACCAGCCTGACCCTGGTGACCACAGTGCTAG ATGATGCTGAAATCCAGTTCCTCTTCCTGACCCTTGGGCTGGTCTTTGTCCTGCTCATCCTTTTGCTCATCTGCTTCCAGAAGAACGGACG CGTGAAGCAGCAGTTCTGGCCCAGCGTCCCCGACCCCGCCAACAGCAGCCTGGGCAAGTGGGCTCCGGCGGAGCTGCAGCAG GAGCCTCTGCAGGTGCCCGGTGTGAAGGAGCCCGGCCCCGCCACCATTTCTACCGTCACAGTGCTGGAAAGGGCGGCGGGGAAGCCACCATGTGCCGCGGAGCCCTCCATCCCCTGCACCGTGCCGCAGGAGGGCCGGGGCAGCCCGGGCCGGGGCTGGTCCGCAGCGGAGCCGTGCCGGGACCCGGCCGGCAGCGAGGAGCCCGTGCAGTACGCGCGGGTGATGGGCAGCGGGTACAAGGGGCAGCAGCACGGCCCGCCCCGCCTCTATTTGCGCTCCAGCTCCACGCAGCCGCTGCTCCTcgaccccagccccagcccgcTGCCCTACGAGAACCTGTGGCTGGGCTGCCCGGGGGACGGCGGCTGCCCCGAGGAGCTGCCCGCCACCTTCCCGCTGCTGCAGGGGCTCCGCATCGGCGGCACCGAGGAGCTGCCGGACTGCCGGGCGGCTTAG